One part of the Hippoglossus hippoglossus isolate fHipHip1 chromosome 11, fHipHip1.pri, whole genome shotgun sequence genome encodes these proteins:
- the sh3bgrl3 gene encoding SH3 domain-binding glutamic acid-rich-like protein 3: MGVKLYYTTVTASRKVKSEQADVIRILDSKSIKYELIDISVGGELREEMRSKAGDPAAGPPQLFNEDQYCGNYEMLSEAVEADTVEQFLKMA, from the exons ATGGGCGTCAAGCTGTACTACACCACCGTTACTGCCTCACGGAAG gttAAGTCTGAGCAGGCGGATGTGATCCGGATCCTTGACAGTAAAAGCATCAAGTACGAGCTCATCGACATCTCTGTGGGCGGGGAGCTGCGTGAGGAAATGAGAAGCAAAGCAGGGGACCCAGCAGCGGGCCCTCCCCAGCTTTTTAATGAGGACCAATACTGCGGG aACTATGAAATGCTGTCGGAGGCGGTGGAAGCAGACACAGTGGAACAGTTTCTGAAGATGGCGTGA
- the paqr7a gene encoding progestin and adipoQ receptor family member VII, a, translating to MATIVMDRIGRVFISLQQIRQVPRMLTEAAPSMPGTMRDNEVPAYFRDHHVCTGYRPLNQNWRYYFLSLFQRHNETINIWTHLLAFLVLLVKLQQLVETVDFVGDPQSWPLLILILSSLSYTGFSVVAHTLGGKSELCHYVFFYLDYVGVAQYQYGSAIVHFYYAVDESFHKHVHGIFMPIASVLSCLSCLGCCFGKYCNHSQPTWVRKVFQVLPSAIAYMWNSSPVAMRLFSWSSASSDSAVLYHFGQVLFFLSCSFFFTVPLFERCFPGRCDFVGQSHQIFHVFLSCCTLCQIHASQLDYVGRRELYSRLHGSGEVALFAGLYGVTFVVCALISAFMMRKVKQVLDLKTKSK from the coding sequence ATGGCGACCATTGTGATGGACAGAATTGGGCGTGTGTTCATCAGCCTGCAGCAGATCAGGCAGGTCCCCCGGATGCTGACTGAGGCTGCGCCCTCCATGCCCGGCACCATGAGAGACAACGAGGTTCCCGCCTACTTTCGGGATCACCATGTCTGCACAGGCTACCGACCGCTCAACCAGAACTGGCGCTACTACTTCCTGTCCTTGTTCCAGCGCCACAATGAGACAATCAACATCTGGACTCACCTGCTGGCGTTTTTAGTTCTACTGGTCAAATTGCAGCAGCTTGTAGAGACTGTGGACTTTGTTGGCGATCCTCAATCGTGGCCTCTATTGATTCTCATCCTGTCGTCTTTGAGCTACACTGGCTTCAGCGTTGTAGCTCACACGCTGGGTGGGAAGTCTGAGCTGTGTCACTACGTTTTCTTCTACCTGGACTATGTCGGGGTAGCACAGTATCAGTATGGCAGTGCTATAGTTCACTTTTATTATGCTGTGGATGAGAGCTTTCACAAACACGTGCATGGGATCTTCATGCCTATCGCCAGCGTCTTAAGCTGTTTGTCATGCCTGGGGTGCTGCTTTGGCAAGTACTGCAACCACAGCCAACCAACCTGGGTGCGTAAGGTGTTCCAGGTGCTGCCCTCGGCAATTGCCTACATGTGGAACAGCAGTCCAGTGGCTATGAGACTCTTTTCCTGGTCCTCAGCCAGCAGTGACTCAGCCGTTCTCTATCACTTTGGCCAGGTTTTGTTCTTTCTCAGCTGTTCCTTCTTTTTTACCGTCCCCCTTTTCGAGCGTTGCTTCCCCGGACGCTGTGATTTTGTGGGACAGAGTCACCAGATTTTCCACGTTTTTCTATCCTGCTGCACCCTGTGTCAGATTCATGCCTCCCAGCTTGACTACGTGGGCCGCAGGGAGCTGTACTCACGTTTGCATGGCAGTGGTGAGGTTGCTCTCTTTGCGGGACTCTACGGGGTCACTTTTGTTGTGTGCGCGCTAATTAGTGCCTTCATGATGAGGAAAGTTAAACAAGTGCTTGACTTGAAGACCAAGTCCAAATAA
- the LOC117770422 gene encoding uncharacterized protein LOC117770422 isoform X1, which translates to MTCAIHLMTFWLICLFQAEHVRCLWATQTQGSQRPSDNAYVGFSRQDSGPRRDGGSNPQNKFRQASFSPHSAQSSSLNPGPAVNRGYDRGFSSSGYTQTVSQPAHSGYASVRLVESSPVSNPNWKTTDSKRVNAKSILGLSTSIVSGSAMSKHSQKQNSLSARTRPTQQGTQRTNQHLSRNSASAQSPTFSAQANYPPSSKSSSMFSAGAPVPEHGSVRKHTSATVRAQRVSSQSNDAASRPSSFSVPQNDRIRNDPSQAADRFKSKMFTVTGGSAQGDYPQSAFVPRSLGGSQGLNYDPRYTSAEMPSRTRPASSLWNTRTQGGGGFRVTGRSSQQFAPTITHSIPNRLGGSPIRRLRGSSDQKQVFQTPQLKYTAPSQQTASYNPQGQSVQPESKWKMVSRLHQ; encoded by the exons GGGCCACACAAA CTCAGGGCTCCCAGAGACCAAGCGACAACGCATATGTTGGGTTCTCGCGACAGGACAGTGGTCCACGAAGAGATGGTGGCAGCAATCCCCAGAATAAATTCAGACAGGCCTCCTTTTCTCCACACTCGGCCCAGAGCAGTAGCCTCAATCCAGGGCCTGCCGTTAACCGTGGTTATGATCGGGGGTTTTCCAGCAGTGGCTACACACAAACTGTTTCACAGCCAGCTCACAGTGGCTACGCTTCAGTCAGGTTAGTGGAGAGCAGCCCTGTGTCAAATCCCAATTGGAAAACGACAGACTCCAAGCGGGTAAATGCTAAAAGTATTCTGGGCCTCTCTACTTCTATCGTTAGTGGAAGTGCTATGAGTAAGCACAGTCAAAAACAGAATAGCCTCAGTGCTAGAACTCGGCCCACTCAGCAGGGTACACAGCGTACTAACCAGCATCTGTCCAGAAATTCTGCGTCTGCTCAGAGTCCAACCTTCTCTGCACAAGCGAACTACCCTCCATCTTCAAAGTCTTCTAGCATGTTTAGTGCAGGTGCTCCTGTGCCAGAACACGGCTCTGTACGGAAGCACACCTCAGCCACTGTCCGTGCTCAACGAGTGTCTTCACAGTCTAATGATGCAGCATCTAGACCCTCTAGTTTTTCAGTCCCTCAAAATGACAGAATCAGAAATGACCCCAGCCAGGCCGCTGATCGGTTCAAGAGCAAGATGTTTACTGTGACCGGAGGATCTGCCCAAGGAGA TTATCCCCAGTCTGCATTTGTGCCACGCAGTCTAGGCGGGAGCCAGGGCTTGAACTATGACCCCAGATACACCTCGGCTGAGATGCCCAGCCGAACCCGCCCTGCGTCGTCGCTGTGGAACACCAGAACCCAGGGAGGAGGTGGCTTCCGTGTCACGGGGCGCTCTTCTCAGCAGTTCGCCCCGACCATAACCCACAGCATCCCTAATCGCCTCGGCGGCTCGCCCATCAGGAGGCTGAGGGGGTCATCTGACCAGAAGCAAGTTTTCCAGACACCACAGCTGAAATACACGGCTCCCTCACAGCAGACTGCGTCCTACAATCCACAGGGTCAGAGTGTTCAACCAGAGAGCAAATGGAAGATGGTCAGCAGGCTGCATCAGTGA
- the LOC117770422 gene encoding uncharacterized protein LOC117770422 isoform X2: MTCAIHLMTFWLICLFQAEHVRCLWATQTQGSQRPSDNAYVGFSRQDSGPRRDGGSNPQNKFRQASFSPHSAQSSSLNPGPAVNRGYDRGFSSSGYTQTVSQPAHSGYASVRLVESSPVSNPNWKTTDSKRVNAKSILGLSTSIVSGSAMSKHSQKQNSLSARTRPTQQGTQRTNQHLSRNSASAQSPTFSAQANYPPSSKSSSMFSAGAPVPEHGSVRKHTSATVRAQRVSSQSNDAASRPSSFSVPQNDRIRNDPSQAADRFKSKMFTVTGGSAQGDYPQSAFVPRSLGGSQGLNYDPRYTSAEMPSRTRPASSLWNTRTQGGGGFRVTGRSSQQFAPTITHSIPNRLGGSPIRRLRGSSDQKQVFQTPQLKYTAPSQQTASYNPQGQSVQPESKWKMVSRLHQ; this comes from the exons GGGCCACACAAA CTCAGGGCTCCCAGAGACCAAGCGACAACGCATATGTTGGGTTCTCGCGACAGGACAGTGGTCCACGAAGAGATGGTGGCAGCAATCCCCAGAATAAATTCAGACAGGCCTCCTTTTCTCCACACTCGGCCCAGAGCAGTAGCCTCAATCCAGGGCCTGCCGTTAACCGTGGTTATGATCGGGGGTTTTCCAGCAGTGGCTACACACAAACTGTTTCACAGCCAGCTCACAGTGGCTACGCTTCAGTCAGGTTAGTGGAGAGCAGCCCTGTGTCAAATCCCAATTGGAAAACGACAGACTCCAAGCGGGTAAATGCTAAAAGTATTCTGGGCCTCTCTACTTCTATCGTTAGTGGAAGTGCTATGAGTAAGCACAGTCAAAAACAGAATAGCCTCAGTGCTAGAACTCGGCCCACTCAGCAGGGTACACAGCGTACTAACCAGCATCTGTCCAGAAATTCTGCGTCTGCTCAGAGTCCAACCTTCTCTGCACAAGCGAACTACCCTCCATCTTCAAAGTCTTCTAGCATGTTTAGTGCAGGTGCTCCTGTGCCAGAACACGGCTCTGTACGGAAGCACACCTCAGCCACTGTCCGTGCTCAACGAGTGTCTTCACAGTCTAATGATGCAGCATCTAGACCCTCTAGTTTTTCAGTCCCTCAAAATGACAGAATCAGAAATGACCCCAGCCAGGCCGCTGATCGGTTCAAGAGCAAGATGTTTACTGTGACCGGAGGATCTGCCCAAGGAGACTA TCCCCAGTCTGCATTTGTGCCACGCAGTCTAGGCGGGAGCCAGGGCTTGAACTATGACCCCAGATACACCTCGGCTGAGATGCCCAGCCGAACCCGCCCTGCGTCGTCGCTGTGGAACACCAGAACCCAGGGAGGAGGTGGCTTCCGTGTCACGGGGCGCTCTTCTCAGCAGTTCGCCCCGACCATAACCCACAGCATCCCTAATCGCCTCGGCGGCTCGCCCATCAGGAGGCTGAGGGGGTCATCTGACCAGAAGCAAGTTTTCCAGACACCACAGCTGAAATACACGGCTCCCTCACAGCAGACTGCGTCCTACAATCCACAGGGTCAGAGTGTTCAACCAGAGAGCAAATGGAAGATGGTCAGCAGGCTGCATCAGTGA